From the genome of Methanofervidicoccus abyssi, one region includes:
- the rnp3 gene encoding ribonuclease P protein component 3 — protein sequence MENPVDINHIFDEKGIKLLKELGWHGSIVVQYHDNYDKKIFEEVKEYGEREGLKIYAGVKIKSESPKELVRYVKKFRSKVDVILVEGGILKINRQALELHDVDILSTPELNRRDSGIDHVLARLGSVHRVAIELNFKQVLIKRNLYERARLLWAFRRNIHLAKKFNMPVVISSGAENIYGIKSPYDLRSFLNTLTGDPVYSKTIMEFPYKIAEYRVYLKRDNVIRYGVEVVEEE from the coding sequence GTGGAGAACCCTGTGGATATAAATCACATCTTTGATGAAAAAGGTATTAAACTACTTAAGGAGTTAGGATGGCATGGTTCCATCGTAGTCCAATATCATGATAATTACGATAAAAAAATTTTTGAAGAGGTTAAGGAGTATGGAGAAAGGGAAGGTTTGAAGATATACGCAGGTGTGAAGATAAAATCCGAATCTCCTAAGGAGTTAGTAAGATATGTGAAAAAATTTAGAAGTAAGGTAGATGTAATACTTGTAGAAGGAGGTATATTAAAGATAAACAGGCAGGCTTTAGAACTCCACGATGTGGATATACTTTCTACACCTGAGTTGAACAGACGAGATAGTGGTATAGATCATGTCCTTGCTAGGCTTGGAAGTGTACATAGAGTGGCTATCGAGTTGAATTTTAAACAGGTGTTGATTAAGAGGAATCTCTACGAGAGGGCAAGGTTGCTATGGGCATTTAGGAGAAATATACATCTGGCAAAAAAGTTTAATATGCCTGTGGTGATTTCAAGTGGGGCGGAGAACATATACGGTATAAAGTCCCCCTATGATTTAAGAAGTTTCTTAAATACCTTAACAGGAGATCCTGTATATTCAAAGACTATTATGGAGTTTCCCTATAAGATTGCAGAGTATAGAGTGTATTTGAAGAGAGATAACGTTATAAGATACGGGGTGGAAGTTGTTGAAGAAGAGTGA
- a CDS encoding DUF2116 family Zn-ribbon domain-containing protein, translating to MEKHRHCLNCGISIPPDETFCSERCKDEYIKKRKRVMRIQLITLFVIFVILVVLVGLKSHFL from the coding sequence ATGGAGAAACATAGACACTGTTTAAACTGTGGGATATCAATCCCACCAGATGAAACTTTCTGCTCGGAGAGATGTAAGGATGAGTATATAAAAAAGAGAAAGAGAGTTATGAGGATTCAGTTGATCACTCTGTTTGTTATCTTTGTAATACTGGTAGTCCTTGTAGGGTTAAAGTCACATTTCCTATAA
- the pyrH gene encoding UMP kinase has translation MRVVFALGGSVVMPKEGDAENIRKYAEVFKSIKDMGHDVCVVVGGGHVARRYISIAREFTNEAFCDEIGILATRMNSMILIAALGDYSIKKVPEDFKEAEMILSLNKIVVMGGTHPAHTTDAVAASLAEYIGADLLVIATNVDGVYNKDPKKYKDAKKIKLLTTKELVDITKSSSIVAGSSSIVDPLASKIIDRAKLKTVVIKGTPEEIMNVIDNKHNGTLIVPGNKRDFHGET, from the coding sequence ATGAGAGTAGTCTTTGCATTAGGAGGTTCAGTTGTTATGCCCAAGGAAGGAGATGCAGAAAACATAAGGAAATACGCTGAGGTATTTAAAAGTATAAAAGACATGGGACATGACGTTTGTGTAGTAGTTGGAGGAGGGCACGTTGCTAGAAGATACATCTCTATCGCTCGGGAGTTTACAAACGAGGCCTTCTGTGATGAGATAGGAATATTGGCTACAAGGATGAACAGTATGATCTTAATTGCCGCCCTTGGAGATTACTCTATAAAGAAGGTACCAGAGGATTTCAAGGAAGCTGAGATGATACTAAGTTTAAACAAGATCGTTGTTATGGGAGGTACTCATCCTGCTCATACCACAGATGCTGTTGCAGCTTCCTTGGCAGAGTATATAGGAGCAGATCTACTTGTTATTGCAACTAACGTAGATGGAGTTTATAATAAGGATCCAAAGAAGTATAAGGATGCAAAAAAGATAAAACTCCTAACAACAAAAGAGTTAGTAGATATTACTAAATCTTCTTCTATAGTGGCAGGATCCTCTTCTATAGTAGATCCTTTAGCCTCTAAGATAATAGATAGGGCAAAGCTGAAAACAGTAGTTATCAAAGGTACTCCAGAAGAGATAATGAATGTTATAGATAATAAACATAATGGTACCTTAATTGTACCAGGTAATAAAAGGGATTTCCATGGAGAAACATAG